From the genome of Vicia villosa cultivar HV-30 ecotype Madison, WI linkage group LG2, Vvil1.0, whole genome shotgun sequence, one region includes:
- the LOC131647981 gene encoding CBS domain-containing protein CBSX5-like, with protein sequence MEVSCLSYELSELCLGKPPLKSISTSATVAEAIEVLRSSGESFVSVWNCDYSECVGKVCMVDVICYLCKQESLVSPDSALKASVFNLLNKVHGLVVHLESSSSLLEAIDLILEGAQNLVVPIVQTRRGSISRRKQLLQKSSTISGINGVEFCWLTQEDVIRFLLGSIGLFAPLSAQSISDLDIISSDVVAIDYYSPAASVVEAITKSLAQQTSVAVVDSDGTFIGEISPFTLACCDESVAAAVTTLSAGDLMSYIDYGGPPEGLVSVVKARLKEQNLEKLLQKFTILTSLGSDMSASSSSDEESPTRSLNRSGKYARSSSYSARFVRKAEAIVCHPKSSLIAVMIQAIAHRVNYLWVIDDDCSLIGIVTFSNILKVFREHTEMI encoded by the exons ATGGAAGTGTCCTGTCTGTCATATGAGTTGTCTGAACTCTGTCTCGGTAAGCCGCCGCTGAAGTCGATCTCGACATCGGCTACCGTCGCCGAGGCGATTGAAGTCCTGAGAAGCTCCGGCGAGAGTTTCGTCAGTGTTTGGAACTGTGACTACTCTGAATGTGTGGGGAAGGTTTGTATGGTTGATGTGATTTGTTATCTCTGCAAACAGGAAAGTCTGGTGTCTCCTGATTCTGCACTTAAGGCTTCGGTTTTCAACCTTTTGAATAAGGTTCATGGTCTTGTTGTGCATCTAGAATCTTCTTCTAG CTTATTGGAGGCAATTGATCTGATACTTGAGGGAGCACAAAATCTTGTGGTGCCAATTGTGCAAACAAGAAGAGGTAGCATTTCAAGGAGAAAACAGCTGCTTCAGAAATCATCAACAATCAGCGGCATCAACGGCGTTGAGTTCTGCTGGTTGACACAAGAGGATGTTATCAGATTCTTGCTTGGTTCAATTGGTCTCTTTGCTCCACTCTCTGCACAATCCATTTCTGATCTTGATATCATCAGCTCTGATGTGGTTGCCATTGATTACTATTCCCCCGCGGCTTCTGTCGTTGAAGCCATCACAAAGTCCCTTGCGCAACAAACTTCTGTTGCTGTTGTCGACAGTGATGGAACATTCATTGGCGAGATATCGCCCTTCACGCTTGCTTGCTGTGACGAGTCAGTTGCGGCCGCTGTGACAACTTTGTCTGCAGGGGACTTGATGTCCTACATTGACTACGGCGGCCCGCCAGAGGGTTTGGTTAGCGTTGTGAAGGCCAGGTTGAAGGAGCAGAATCTGGAGAAACTGCTACAGAAGTTTACAATTCTGACTTCTCTAGGCAGTGATATGTCGGCCTCGTCCTCCTCTGATGAGGAGAGTCCTACGAGGAGTTTGAATAGGTCGGGAAAGTATGCAAGGTCGTCGAGTTACTCGGCTAGATTTGTGAGGAAGGCAGAGGCTATAGTGTGTCATCCAAAAAGCTCTTTGATTGCTGTGATGATTCAAGCAATTGCTCATAGAGTGAACTACTTGTGGGTAATTGATGATGATTGCAGCTTAATTGGGATTGTTACCTTTTCTAATATCTTGAAAGTGTTCAGAGAACACACAGAAATGATTTAG